The genomic stretch GTGGTATGCTGTGGTGACCTTATGGCTTGAAgggcttgtttattttattttaattttttgaaaataattcttCAAGTTACAGTGCTATAgtacaaaagtaacatttcaccAATGCCCTATAACTCTTAAGAAAGTTATAGCACTATCAATCTAAGAATTTGCTTGTTtggtttaaaaggaagaaaagcaaaggGTTGTTGTTATTCTGTTATGTCTCagatattgtaaaaaaaaaatgagggtgGAAATAAAATAGCTTTTTCTGAAAATTGTCAGAAAATTAATCCAGGACAACAGTAAtgtgtgatattttttaaaaagaaaaaccaagaacAGTAGCaacaaaaactgaaaatattaAATGTTTGCCCATATGGAAGAGTCCTAGAAAGTAACCAGAAGTACCATTGCTCTTTGGCGGCCTAAACAAATTGTGGCAACCCACTCCCCTAATAAGCACTCTGAGGTTTGTGCCCTGCCTCCATAATTATAGATACAGTTAGAGGTGGATTTGCCATTTCTGGGTAATTTAAAGCCCCCTccctaaataattttaaaattccatgaattattttttaaattactgtaatgtCTCTTGCATTTTTAAAGGAAGGTGGCTCTAAAGtttcttatatttttctttgcCCATTGAAGATGAGAGGACCTGGCACAGGACCTCAGGAGCAGATCAGACCTCAAAGTGTAGGTCGGTTCCTACATATTTGGGacgggaattgtgtggccctccgcACGTTGCTAATTACAATTCCCAGTGTTCCTCGCCACTAACTATGCTGACAGAGGACTACTAGGGCTGcatcgatgctatggaattctgtagttttgtgagacatttatcattctcagtcagaaagctctggtaccacatcaaactacattttcagaattccatagcattgagccgtggcagttaaagtggtgtcacattggATCGTTTCcacagtgcagctgcagcctaggagctgcagtccaataacatttggaagaCTACTAAAGTGTAAATGTGTCTCAAAGCATCTCTGCCTCAGCAGCTCAGCTTCATCCTTCAGTGACAGGTTGCTATCGCCCCAGCACAGTAACTCAAACTGTCACCTCCAGCCACAGACTCCTTTCTTTATGTGGCTTCTTCAACTGTCACAGCCTCCCTATCATGGTCCatccagcagccctgccagatcCAGATGGTCAGGAGCAACACTCCATCCCCACAAGTGGTTGCAACTGATAGACAGCAGAGGCACCCTGGCTGATAGAGGGGAGGTGTCTTGGAACAGATAGTGGGCAACCACCCCACCGGGTATTCACCCTCTATTAAGTGTCACTCGGTGCTGTCTAGTGACACCCATCTTTCCTGTAATTCAGCTTTTGAGACAATATACTCGTCTCTTTCATGCTTATTTGTACAAAACAATGGCTCTGTTTGCTCCTGTGGggtaggagggaaggaaaagaagacaccacaagggcaaATGGATCTGAAGGCATCTTGTGGTTTTCTCACCAAAATTGATTTTTCCCCACTTTTATCTTCACCTGTCATACCCACACCTCTTCAAGTTGCCCTTACACAGTCAATGTGACCAGATGTCATGAtcgtaaaggaggacaaggaaccaCAAAATGTTGGCCATtcctaaataaaagctaaaaacacttaatacaagtctaaattcatgcttcttagtcttgcccaaaagggaagacattttgaaagtcCTCCTGggtagaaggttgaaatgtagggcatgtcatGGAAAACCCTTTATGCTATGTATCTTGGTGACCTAACTCTGTTCAGAGCTGCTGAACCTACTGTTAGGCAGAATTTGAAGCAGTTGCCTCAATCAGCAGATTTTTTGTGTCGAAAAAGGTAAACCAACAACTATACTTGTAAGACCAGAAGCAGGGAGAGGTGCCTtcttagtctgttgcagcataaaTATCAAACCTTACAGATTAACACAATTTATTTGGCGGACATTTTTATGGACAGCAGGGAACTTCATTACTTAATCAAAATATTTCAGCATAAGGGTGAATGTGCTTGAATTTGCTCTTCTTTGTAAATTTTTCAATTgtgcttctcttttctcttttttagtaGTGACTTAGCCAAGATCCCCTTAAAGAAAGTCCTCCTGCAACTGGACTGCCATTTCACTTGGGTTTTGCTGAAAGAGGACATTGATCCTGATGAACTGGAGGAAAGAATTCTTGAACAGATTGAGTTTTTACACTCTAAATCCAAAGCCCAAAATTATCACCTGCTGGCCTATGTGAAATATCTGAATGGCAAGAAGGAGGAAGCTCTGGAAAACTTACAAAAAGCTGAAGAGGCTGTCAAAATAGAGTACCCTGGAGACACCGAAAAGCAAAGCCTTGTTACTTGGGGTAACTATGCTTGGCTGTACTACCACATGGACAAACAGACAGAGGCACAAGCCTACATTGACAAGATAAAAAAGATTTGCAAGCAACATGGAAGTGCTTTACCTTATAAGATGAAACTCCCCCAGATCTTCTGTGAAAAAGGATGGGCCCTTCtcaaatttggggggaaataccaCGAAAAAGCCAAGGAAAGCTTTGCAAAGGCCCTGGAAGAAGAACCAGACAACCCAGAATTTAATGCTGGCTATGCAATCACTGTATACCGCCTGGAAGATTATTATGGGAGAAAATCAGCAGCGGAAGGGTCATCTCTGGAACCCTTGAGGCGGGCAGTCCAGCTGAATCCAGAGGATCCCTTTGTGGTGTCCCTTCTGGCAATAAAGCTGCAGGAAACTAATAAAATTCATGAAGGGGAAAAGTACATTGAAATGGCCCTTGCAAAATACCCTGGCATTCCTTATGTGCTGAGGTATGCTGCCAAATTTTATAGGAAAAAAGGCGATGTGCAAATAGCCCTGAAATATTTGACAGAGGCATTGAGGCTGACACCAAACTCCAGCTTCTTACATCATCAGATAGGGATTTGCTACAGAACACAATTGTATGCACTTAAAAAAGCAAACGGGAGATGCCAGCCCACTGACAAGATGGAAGAACTGATGTCGCTCTGCATTTTTCATTTCAAGACAGTGGTGGAACGTAAAACCAAATATGTCCATGCACATCTGGACCTCGCAAAAATGTATGCAGAAAGACAGCAGCTTCAAGAAGCAGAGGAAATGTTCCAGAGTGTGTTTGCAATGAGCAAACTGACCTGTGATGAAAAACAGCAGCTGCACGTCTGTTATGGAATTTTTCTGGAGTTTCAGAGAAAATCAGAATCCGAAGCCCTGAGGCATTATCTGGAGGGGGTGAAAATTGACCATGAATCCTTTGacagaaataaatgcaaattcaATTTGAAGAGATTAATAGAAAAGAGAATTAAGAAAGGCCTAGCTGATGCAAAGAGTTTTGCGATCCTTGGGTTCGTTCACCAactcaatggggaaaaaaagcaagCAATTGAATGCTATGAAGAAGCCCTGAAACTGGATCCTAGAAATGAAGAATATCTCAGTGCCCTTTTGGATTTGAGGCTGTCTTTACAAAGCTAAGCTTTCCTACATTGCTCATACTTTCTTCCTATTTAGTTTAAATAATTTCAACATATGTAGCAACATTCACAACCTGTTTACTTCACCTTTACTTGAATATACACACTATGAATTTTCATTGAAATGATTATGCAGAAAGTACTTTACCATTTTTCAACTGACAGTGTTGCTGAATAAATCAGGGGAGGCTTTAGATTATACTTATTAATTCATATTGGACTGTAGAATCAATGGCTGATCTCTATTCCTGAAGATGGAAGGCAGGCTAAAACTCCAAAATCTGCTCACTGCCTTTGTTAAAACTGTTGGTCCTGGCATACAACACAAGAATAACATGGCGAGGATTAGCAGCAACAGAGTTGGAACCTAAATTGTTCAAAAAGGTATATCCTTTTTTAGCATATTACTGTTCCAGAGTCCTGCCATCAAATCATTAGTAGCCCCATTCAGTACAGCACAAGTATCTAGTACATTCTGGTATTATGTAATAAGCATGGACAATGTAACATTTAAAGTGAACTTGCTTTATAAAGAAGCAGAAGATGTAAATTTGCAGCTGACTTGCACAAGACTCAAAATCCCACAATGAAGTCCTAGATTTAATCATTTCTCACCCTGGCCAGCACCTGGGTGAGAGTCTGCCGTTTAAAAGTAGCTTGCACTTTCCAAAAAAATAGGATATGGTATGAACAGCTTTCcttgttatttattttgatttttcagattttttaaaagtatagtttcccttcccttctcccttctgGTTCTCTTTACAGTCTTGTTTTCACTCCATGCAGTATGTGcatcaatttcatttttatggcAAATGAGATGGAAGAGAAGAGAATCCAAGATTTAAAAGGGGGAGAGccagggaaagaagaaagatgaGTAAAGAAAGGTTCAGTTGATAAGCTATATTCATTAATTGGTTTGTGAAATGAGTTGTATGCTTCAGCAGTTGGACTTTTACTCCAGAGGTCAAGAAAGAAACTATGAAATTTACTCTTTTTTGGTAGTTTAAAATACACTGTCTTTTGCCTGTCTTAGGTGCAATAAAGATGCTTGTGAATGCATGTTGGTGTCCTTACAGGTTGCCAGAGCTAAAGCAGTTCTGACAAGGGGACCTTCTTAATAGTACTTGGAAATAGCATTAAGTAGATGTATTAATTTATTCATCTGTATATCTCTGTCTTTGTAATAAGTGCTGAAATTATATCACTGACCTGTCCCTAGTgcaaaaagcaattaaatgaaTTTATTAAAAGTACTAAGTGTTTACTTGACAGATCTATGCACACACCTGAGAATTACCTGAGGCTATGCTGCAATGTTattcacatttgttgttgttattagctgtcCTCAAGTCGgcctcaacccatggcaaccctgcagacgagacatctccatgactctGAGTCCTCGACCTCTCTGTTCATGCACAGCATTCAGAATTCAGAAAGGGTTACTTCAAGGCTGAATGGCTGGACTTTTCATGTTTACTTCTATAGGAATTATTCTTGCTTGTGAATGAATTGATATGGAATTGAAACCATTTCTCAGAAAGACCTGTAAgccgtttttaaaaaaaatacttttttactTGTTTCTGTTCAGAACATTGGATGGGAAATGGTGAATGCTACAATAAATGATATATTAAAAATCAACATGCAAATGAAACcagaattttatttgttaaacATGATAGATAAAGAATTTGAAACtaaatttggaaaaatattcTTTTACATGACCACCATGGCACGATTAGCTCTAGCACAAAAATAGAAAACTgattatggcggggtacagaccgccggcGCCTAGTTTTGGTCTGTGGttaagccgcagcctccagactgtggggcttccctgcggactaaaaagaacccggaaaaagtgggttcttcttgcgatgTTGTAATGGCACCGTgacatgcggacactatgcatccggcacatcataatggtgccgcccTTCTGTACAGCACCGCCCCGaggcacccctcgcacgtgacaagggcatctattttggcccatctggactgggcctataTCCCTAAGAAAGAAGAATGgctattaaaattttaaaacgcaatggaaatggataaattaacacaaatATTAAAGAACAAACAATTAGATAATGTAAAAAATGAATGGCAACCAGTGTATGAACTAAAGACTCATGATATGGAgacataaaaagatataaattaagAATATATCaatgttaaagaaaaatgtattaaagGAATAATATAAAGATAAATGAACATAATGTAGCGATGAGctcaaagaaataataatttaaagggTAAAACACTAACTTTTGTGAGTAAAGAAGGATTAAGTTCAATTTTTTGGAATCATCATTGAGAGAATAGGTGTTACATTAAGAACAAATAAGAATAAATTGAACATTTTCTTAGATACTGTAAGTAGCAGATCTTTGAGAAGAAACATAGATTTTAGACAAATACAGGATAAGgttgaaaaaaatggaaaagtcaCAACTATAAAGTAGTAAGATAAGTAAGGCctcacacagacaggccaaaataaagctgcttcagatcactttggaggcatgctgtttaaataatgcatgtgtcctaagagtccggaagccatgccaaagccatgctccagtcctaagcactggagtgtggctttggagcagcttctggactcttatgatgcatgcatcatttaaacatcatacctccaaagtgatctgaagcagctttattttggcctgtctgtatgggccctaagatgATAAACTATATAAGTGAGCTTAAGAGGAATTAGACTCGGGACTACTACAATTTTAAGTAGATGTGAACAATAACATACTAGCAATAGAAAGCCAATATTAGAGGGAAAAGACAAATTAGCAAATGGTGGAAACGAAGTAAGAAATGATTGCAGAGGGAGTAAGAAAGTGTTTGAAGGTAAGAGTATGTGAATAGAGGGTGAGTGAAGGGAACTTGAATTTTGATAAGTttagagaagatggagaaacaagAAAGTAAcaagaaagaatgagaaagaagaagggaaaagaaggaaataaagaaaggaaagttTAAGGAATGTCGAAGAAAGTCAAGAGAAGATAAGGGAAGAGTTATGGATGataagggagggggaaaggatggGTCAAAGTAGAGGGTTATAGAAGGAGATGAATAGTCGAAGGCCATCATTGTCAAATACATTACTGTAGTTACATGGCTAAGTACTGTCTCTCAGCACAACCCTCTTGCGTAGGAGCCACTGAGTAATGAGGGTCTCTTCCCTTGtcgattgggaagcagctgactgatgttctcACCTCACCCATGAGTGAACTCTGGTACAACAGTCTCAATAGGCAGAGGTATCAATCATTCTTCTATCCAGACCTGCAGAGGGGAAACCCAGGATTTTGCTTAATTTTGCAAACTGTTACAAGAGATATGGCCATCTTTCCCCATTTTTATACTTAAGATCTGCTTGCACAATACCCCCATTTGTAGGCTGCTTTTTTTTCAGatctacttatttatttaattagtttaCATCCAGATTTTTCCCATAAGGGAGCCAAAGTAGCTCACACCCTACATTAGACCAATAAAggtaaaaacattccaaaatacaAACCACTGAAAACAGTAGTTTAAAACACTGAAAGGCACATTAAAACCTATATATTGCCCTACCCCAACTGGTTAAAACCGAAGGCCTGTTTGGATAGAAAAGTCTTGGCCTGCCGGCAAAAGGAAAGAGCCAGTTGAGCCTCTCTTGGCAGAGAGtgccacagtctgggagcaaccatTGAGAAGGTTCCCTCTCATGTCTTCATTGAgggagcctgtgatggtggtgggactgagaaaaaggcCTCCTCTTAAGATCTTAAAATTCAAggaggctcatatagggagatgtggtctttcagatagtctggacctaaacacTTTTAGGCTCTATAGGTCATAATcatcactttgaattctgtctgtAAATGGAGCTGTAGCCAATGAAGCTATTGCAGCAAGGGATTTATGTGCTCCCTATAACCAGCCCCCATCAACAGTCTAGCTGCAACATTTTGGACCAGaagaagtttccaaaggcagccctacaGGATCATTCCCACTTATATTTAACCCGGTTTGGGATTCGACttcgctccatgttggtaaatcaattccaaaaagttagtcgttcccactatgaaatcagatcttttcattatccacttgtaatggcttcttttttggcacatttGACATCCTCATTAGTTTGCATTGCTCCAAAATGCATGTTAATCATCTGTGTTGTCAGTGATGTAAGTGGCCTGggaacaaaatatatatttttaaaaaattgatagacGATTTGATTCAGTGGTTTGCAAGTACTTGCTTCACAGCTGCAAAACCAACAAATTGCATCTTCTatcgtttttttttaaagcacaagaGTACAGCCAGGCTACAAACTTGAGACTTCAGGTGAAGTAAAACCTCAGCCAGCACTGATTGAATCCCTAGTCCCTGATTTGCCTTCCAACTGACTTGGATGGAAACTTTGCAGCTCTGAAGACCACATaaagggatatttatttatttatttgtttatttacatttACACTTCACCTTCCCTTTAGTGAGCTGAAGGAGTCAGTTCTGCCCTCTCAACCTTATTCTTCCTCACAGTGACCTtgtgagagagaaaataataGAAAGACTCTTTCAAACTATTCACAAAATGGTTGGAAAAAATGTTTCTCAAGTGTTAAGAAACCCTGACAAGGGCCTTGTCCACACaggaataataatttttaaaaaatcatacgtCATTGCTGTTGCAACACACCATATACAacttgtttaaaaatgaaagtgtttGTTTTAGGTGttgaagccattttttaaaaagtcatcttttCCTCCTCAGTTTTAAGAGaaaccagattttattttattttttgcacatatCAGggtgaaattgtgtgtgtgtgtgtggggggggtttaATTGGAGGAAAGGACAGATTGGTAAGTGCTTCTCTGGGTGGCATTTTTTTCCCTCAACATCCAGTACCCCAAACCACCGGCTTCCTCTTCCATCTCAATTTGGGCTCTCCAGCTCAAGGAGTGAATGttaggtttctctctcctctgcaaGCCATCCGCCAAAATCCACAACACAGACAAAAGAGAAAACTCAAGAAAGGGGGCCATTTGCATTCTCACAATAAGTGGCAAAGAATATTTCATCAGAGGTAGGGTGGTGTCAGTCTCTAAATCCAGGACAAGAATTGCAGGGCTCCTCGAATGTGCAATTcctggccaatggtgaggaattctgagagttgtagtacaTCAACATCACGAGGGCCCTATGATTTCCGTTCCAGCCCTAGATGTTGCTAGATTGCAGCTCTTATCAACCCTGGCCAACACTGGCTAATAGTGAAGAATTATGGCAGCCACAGTGTAATAGAATCTGGAGTGTCACTGGTGCATTCAACAATACAACAAACCCATGTGCAGCTCCTTTAGTAATCTAGAGAGAAGACACAGGCTTTCCCCATTGGAAACACTAACCTTCCCTTCTCAAAATAAGCAAGACCCTTGTGATCCACCTCCAGCGTGACCTGGCTATGGCTACGTGGAGAAAAGAACTGAGTAGCTCTCACAGACCTTTCCAATTGCCCTTGGGCTAGAAGAACTGTTCAAGAGACCTGTTAGGTCTGGCAGCTGACTAAAGGATTGCCATTTGGTTGCCAAGAAGCCACAGAGAGAAACATACAAGCACAGTCCGCTCTCCAcattgcagctttgattattcatggatttgattcatatgttctctgtGGTCAGCACCTGCCAGATGTTGCAaaggaggacctagaaattcctagagagaacatttctctaggcatttgtaggccctccaccACAATCCTAttgtcaccttctggcagatgt from Sceloporus undulatus isolate JIND9_A2432 ecotype Alabama chromosome 3, SceUnd_v1.1, whole genome shotgun sequence encodes the following:
- the LOC121925328 gene encoding interferon-induced protein with tetratricopeptide repeats 5-like isoform X2 — translated: MSSDLAKIPLKKVLLQLDCHFTWVLLKEDIDPDELEERILEQIEFLHSKSKAQNYHLLAYVKYLNGKKEEALENLQKAEEAVKIEYPGDTEKQSLVTWGNYAWLYYHMDKQTEAQAYIDKIKKICKQHGSALPYKMKLPQIFCEKGWALLKFGGKYHEKAKESFAKALEEEPDNPEFNAGYAITVYRLEDYYGRKSAAEGSSLEPLRRAVQLNPEDPFVVSLLAIKLQETNKIHEGEKYIEMALAKYPGIPYVLRYAAKFYRKKGDVQIALKYLTEALRLTPNSSFLHHQIGICYRTQLYALKKANGRCQPTDKMEELMSLCIFHFKTVVERKTKYVHAHLDLAKMYAERQQLQEAEEMFQSVFAMSKLTCDEKQQLHVCYGIFLEFQRKSESEALRHYLEGVKIDHESFDRNKCKFNLKRLIEKRIKKGLADAKSFAILGFVHQLNGEKKQAIECYEEALKLDPRNEEYLSALLDLRLSLQS
- the LOC121925328 gene encoding interferon-induced protein with tetratricopeptide repeats 5-like isoform X1 gives rise to the protein MGKKCYCLETRKPKHQGVNDEGEFPDKSSFFPSPKTMQGVEKKWNTKTVPFTFSSQLLIFQVSVSISKPRAKEGWGLKKRSSDLAKIPLKKVLLQLDCHFTWVLLKEDIDPDELEERILEQIEFLHSKSKAQNYHLLAYVKYLNGKKEEALENLQKAEEAVKIEYPGDTEKQSLVTWGNYAWLYYHMDKQTEAQAYIDKIKKICKQHGSALPYKMKLPQIFCEKGWALLKFGGKYHEKAKESFAKALEEEPDNPEFNAGYAITVYRLEDYYGRKSAAEGSSLEPLRRAVQLNPEDPFVVSLLAIKLQETNKIHEGEKYIEMALAKYPGIPYVLRYAAKFYRKKGDVQIALKYLTEALRLTPNSSFLHHQIGICYRTQLYALKKANGRCQPTDKMEELMSLCIFHFKTVVERKTKYVHAHLDLAKMYAERQQLQEAEEMFQSVFAMSKLTCDEKQQLHVCYGIFLEFQRKSESEALRHYLEGVKIDHESFDRNKCKFNLKRLIEKRIKKGLADAKSFAILGFVHQLNGEKKQAIECYEEALKLDPRNEEYLSALLDLRLSLQS